From Pelosinus fermentans DSM 17108, the proteins below share one genomic window:
- a CDS encoding ABC transporter permease: protein MIGVKRSHEWILLLFFIGLIIIMSLLAPSFLTVNNLLSVTQQMSEFGILALGVTVVIITSGIDLSVGSIAGLTTIVIAMTYGWSGSLVAAILLGILTGALCGAFNGVLIAKIGVPPILVTLGTMTFFNGIALVLSKGNAISDLPEEFYFVGQGYLFGNIPVQTVIFLVLAILTSLLLSRTPWGRRVYAVGNNSVAAVFSGVRVDKVLLYVYIFAGIMAAVSGWIISSRVSTARADLGAVYVMQSIAATVLGGTNIAGGSGTIFGTVIGVSVFAVLANGLNLIGVSPFAQNLLMGLALILVLLINNMSIIKRKFTIFIR from the coding sequence GTGATTGGAGTAAAGCGGTCTCACGAATGGATTCTACTGCTGTTTTTCATAGGCTTGATTATCATTATGAGCTTATTGGCGCCTTCCTTCTTAACCGTTAACAACCTCTTATCTGTTACTCAGCAGATGTCAGAATTCGGGATCTTAGCCTTAGGTGTTACTGTTGTTATTATTACTTCTGGCATTGACCTTTCTGTCGGGTCCATTGCTGGCTTGACTACCATTGTGATTGCCATGACCTATGGCTGGTCTGGCAGCCTTGTTGCAGCGATTCTGCTAGGAATCTTGACAGGAGCATTATGCGGCGCATTTAATGGGGTATTGATCGCGAAAATTGGCGTACCGCCGATTCTGGTAACCTTGGGAACGATGACATTCTTCAATGGCATCGCATTGGTACTAAGTAAAGGCAATGCGATTTCTGACCTGCCGGAGGAGTTTTACTTTGTAGGACAGGGTTACTTGTTTGGCAATATACCCGTGCAAACTGTAATTTTTCTTGTACTGGCAATTTTGACCTCTCTTTTATTATCCAGGACACCGTGGGGACGAAGGGTATATGCAGTGGGCAATAATTCTGTTGCTGCAGTTTTTTCTGGGGTGCGAGTCGATAAAGTACTGCTGTATGTATATATTTTTGCCGGTATTATGGCTGCTGTTTCTGGCTGGATTATATCCTCCAGGGTTTCTACTGCCAGAGCGGATCTGGGTGCCGTATATGTAATGCAAAGCATTGCAGCTACTGTTCTCGGAGGAACAAATATTGCCGGAGGCTCTGGCACCATTTTTGGTACGGTAATTGGTGTCAGTGTATTTGCAGTGCTTGCTAATGGGCTAAATCTGATAGGGGTCAGCCCTTTTGCTCAAAACTTATTGATGGGATTGGCTTTGATTTTGGTGCTGCTCATTAATAATATGTCGATTATCAAAAGGAAATTTACAATATTTATCCGATGA
- a CDS encoding autoinducer 2 ABC transporter substrate-binding protein, with the protein MKAKKIVTMILVFMCTALLLTGCGSSSSNAPKADNGGKADKKVVAMVPKVIGSPYFDTCAEGAKKVAAEFGFEFLYTGPTSADAAQQVNIIQDLINKKVDVLIVAANDAQSVAPALKKAKAAGIKVMTYDADSTPDARDLFINQTTPEILGRHIMDNVAKEIGGSGEYAILTASLTASNQNVWIKWMKEQQADKYPNITLVTIAPSEEDQQKAFAQTQNLVKAYPNLKGIAALSTVAEPGAAQAIEQLNVIGKIKLVGLATPNGMRQYLKSGAAQSATLWDVGKLGYLSMYMAKQLLDGKTPTDGMEVPTVGKVAYKADNKEIIMGEPLDFTKENVDTFNF; encoded by the coding sequence ATGAAAGCTAAAAAGATAGTTACAATGATATTGGTTTTTATGTGTACTGCATTGTTGTTAACTGGATGTGGCAGCAGCAGCAGTAATGCTCCTAAAGCAGACAACGGAGGGAAGGCGGATAAAAAAGTAGTTGCAATGGTTCCTAAAGTAATCGGCAGTCCTTATTTTGACACTTGTGCAGAAGGTGCGAAAAAAGTAGCTGCTGAATTTGGTTTTGAATTTCTCTATACAGGTCCAACCTCTGCAGATGCTGCACAGCAAGTTAATATTATTCAAGACTTAATCAATAAAAAAGTGGATGTATTGATCGTTGCTGCTAATGATGCTCAATCTGTTGCTCCAGCTCTCAAGAAGGCAAAAGCAGCCGGAATTAAAGTAATGACCTATGATGCTGATTCTACACCTGACGCTCGCGACTTATTTATTAATCAAACCACTCCTGAAATACTTGGCCGTCATATTATGGACAATGTAGCGAAAGAAATCGGCGGCAGTGGTGAATATGCAATCTTAACAGCCTCATTAACAGCCTCAAATCAAAATGTCTGGATTAAATGGATGAAAGAGCAGCAGGCTGATAAATATCCCAATATTACTCTTGTAACCATTGCACCAAGTGAAGAAGATCAGCAAAAAGCATTTGCACAAACTCAGAATTTAGTGAAAGCCTATCCGAATTTAAAGGGGATTGCTGCTTTATCTACCGTTGCTGAGCCAGGAGCTGCCCAGGCAATTGAACAATTAAACGTAATTGGGAAAATCAAGCTGGTTGGTTTGGCTACCCCCAATGGAATGAGACAATATCTAAAGAGCGGCGCGGCCCAAAGTGCTACCTTATGGGATGTTGGTAAGCTTGGTTATTTGAGTATGTATATGGCAAAACAACTTCTTGACGGGAAAACTCCCACTGATGGCATGGAGGTTCCTACTGTAGGTAAAGTTGCTTATAAAGCCGATAATAAAGAAATTATTATGGGAGAGCCTTTAGATTTTACTAAGGAGAATGTAGATACTTTTAATTTCTAA
- the rhaM gene encoding L-rhamnose mutarotase produces MIRKACLMKVFANCHAEYKKRHDEIWPEMVQMLKEHGAHHYSIYLDPTSNTLFAYLEIEDEERWNRSAQTQICQKWWDYMKDVMETNPGNSPIVMNLQEVFYQE; encoded by the coding sequence ATGATTCGTAAAGCATGCCTTATGAAGGTGTTTGCTAATTGTCACGCAGAGTATAAAAAAAGGCATGATGAAATATGGCCGGAAATGGTGCAGATGCTTAAAGAACATGGTGCACATCATTATTCTATCTATCTTGATCCTACCAGCAATACCCTGTTTGCCTATTTGGAGATTGAAGATGAAGAAAGATGGAATAGAAGTGCCCAGACCCAGATCTGTCAAAAATGGTGGGACTATATGAAAGATGTGATGGAGACCAATCCGGGTAATTCTCCAATCGTCATGAATTTACAAGAGGTATTTTATCAAGAATAA
- a CDS encoding IclR family transcriptional regulator → MHNEEGLLILKINKSASRTIELLNLLAISSKPLTQLEISQSLGMPKSSTYELIYTLLEKGIVEFDNEDLRTFRLSLKIFEMGMTVLDKTDFHKISRPLLEELSFKTGETVFMAVEDKGAIVYVDRVEKNTSITTSAGLGTRRPMNCTGLGKALLATYSMERVKEIWEMRDQKAIYTNYTIREYNDLIDDLQQTRERGYAIDNREIEDEIFCVAAPIYDRTDKAIGAISIASIYLKMDQKKTETFGKMIMETALAISKRLGFRRNQTYEKLIH, encoded by the coding sequence ATGCATAACGAGGAGGGGCTTCTTATTTTAAAAATAAATAAATCGGCATCTAGAACGATTGAATTATTGAATTTACTCGCAATCAGTTCAAAGCCATTGACGCAGCTAGAGATTAGCCAATCTCTGGGTATGCCTAAAAGCAGCACTTATGAGCTTATATATACATTATTGGAAAAGGGAATCGTGGAATTTGATAATGAGGACTTAAGAACTTTCCGCTTGAGTCTCAAAATCTTTGAAATGGGAATGACTGTTTTAGATAAGACTGATTTTCATAAAATATCCCGACCTTTGCTAGAAGAATTAAGTTTCAAAACAGGTGAGACAGTATTTATGGCGGTGGAGGATAAGGGGGCCATCGTATATGTAGATAGAGTTGAGAAAAACACTTCCATAACTACTTCCGCAGGGTTAGGAACAAGAAGACCGATGAATTGTACCGGTCTAGGAAAAGCCTTATTAGCCACTTATTCAATGGAACGAGTTAAAGAAATCTGGGAAATGCGAGATCAAAAAGCTATTTATACCAACTATACCATTCGAGAATATAATGACCTAATTGATGATCTTCAGCAGACTCGTGAACGCGGTTATGCTATTGATAATCGGGAAATAGAAGATGAAATATTTTGCGTTGCAGCACCTATCTATGACCGTACAGACAAAGCCATTGGTGCTATTAGTATAGCGTCAATTTATTTAAAAATGGATCAGAAAAAGACAGAAACATTTGGGAAAATGATAATGGAGACTGCATTAGCTATTTCAAAAAGATTAGGGTTTCGTAGAAATCAAACTTATGAAAAATTAATACATTAA